The proteins below are encoded in one region of Micromonospora sp. DSM 45708:
- the radA gene encoding DNA repair protein RadA, with the protein MTTPRSTPSRAGAGRGRAAAREPRPAYECDACGHQPPKWMGRCPECGEWGSVVESTVTGPLVSGRVVSSRMPAEPARPIATISAAPARARPTGVSELDRVLGGGLVPGAVVLLAGEPGVGKSTLLLDVAQQWAAGAGSPSLVVSGEESVSQVRLRAERMGTLHDQLYLAAESDLAAVLGHLDAVKPGLLVLDSVQTISTTGTEGVPGGVTQVRAVTAALVSVAKERGLATVLVGHVTKDGQVAGPRVLEHLVDVVLHFEGDKHSSLRMVRGVKNRFGAADEVGCFEMHEGGISSLADPSGLFLTRYSEPVPGTCVTVAMEGRRALVTEVQALIGATVAGSPRRTVSGLDSARLAMVLAVLQRRTERLTLHDREVFAATVGGIRVVEPAADLAVALAVASGGLNLALNPHLVAIGEVGLTGEVRRVGAVPRRLAEAARLGFRLALVPPGCGPGSSGVAPEHMRVIEVTDVRAALQAAARASAE; encoded by the coding sequence GTGACCACGCCCCGATCGACCCCGTCCCGCGCCGGCGCCGGCCGCGGTCGCGCCGCCGCCCGCGAACCCCGCCCGGCCTACGAGTGCGACGCCTGCGGCCACCAGCCGCCCAAGTGGATGGGTCGGTGCCCCGAGTGCGGCGAGTGGGGCTCGGTGGTCGAGTCCACGGTCACCGGCCCGCTGGTCTCCGGCCGGGTGGTCAGCTCCCGGATGCCGGCCGAGCCGGCCCGGCCGATCGCCACCATCAGCGCCGCGCCGGCCCGGGCCCGGCCGACCGGCGTCAGCGAGCTCGACCGGGTGCTCGGCGGCGGGCTGGTTCCCGGCGCGGTGGTGCTGCTCGCCGGTGAGCCCGGCGTCGGCAAGTCGACGCTGCTGCTCGACGTGGCCCAGCAGTGGGCGGCCGGGGCCGGCAGCCCGTCGCTGGTGGTCAGCGGCGAGGAGTCGGTCAGCCAGGTGCGGTTGCGGGCCGAGCGGATGGGCACCCTGCACGACCAGCTCTACCTGGCCGCCGAGAGCGACCTGGCGGCGGTGCTCGGCCACCTCGACGCGGTCAAGCCGGGGCTGCTGGTGCTCGACTCGGTGCAGACCATCTCCACCACCGGCACCGAGGGCGTGCCCGGTGGCGTGACCCAGGTGCGCGCGGTCACCGCGGCGCTGGTGTCGGTGGCCAAGGAGCGGGGCCTCGCCACCGTGCTGGTCGGGCACGTCACCAAGGACGGCCAGGTGGCCGGCCCCCGGGTGCTGGAGCACCTGGTGGACGTGGTGCTCCACTTCGAGGGCGACAAGCACTCCTCGCTGCGCATGGTGCGCGGCGTGAAGAACCGGTTCGGCGCCGCCGACGAGGTGGGCTGCTTCGAGATGCACGAGGGCGGCATCAGCAGCCTGGCCGACCCGTCCGGCCTGTTCCTGACCCGCTATTCCGAGCCGGTGCCGGGCACCTGCGTCACGGTGGCCATGGAGGGCCGGCGGGCGCTTGTCACCGAGGTGCAGGCGCTCATCGGGGCCACCGTCGCCGGCTCGCCGCGGCGCACGGTCTCCGGTCTCGACAGCGCCCGGCTGGCCATGGTCCTGGCGGTGCTCCAGCGCCGCACCGAACGGCTGACGCTGCACGACCGCGAGGTCTTCGCCGCCACGGTGGGCGGCATCCGGGTGGTCGAGCCGGCCGCCGACCTGGCGGTGGCGCTCGCGGTGGCGTCGGGTGGGCTCAACCTCGCGCTCAACCCGCACCTGGTCGCCATCGGCGAGGTCGGGCTCACCGGTGAGGTGCGCCGGGTCGGCGCGGTGCCCCGGCGGCTGGCCGAGGCCGCCCGGCTGGGTTTCCGACTGGCTCTGGTCCCGCCCGGGTGCGGCCCCGGCAGCAGCGGCGTGGCCCCCGAGCACATGCGGGTGATCGAGGTCACGGACGTGCGGGCGGCGCTCCAGGCGGCTGCCCGGGCATCGGCGGAGTGA
- a CDS encoding UbiA family prenyltransferase — MSTRVLGLVRASHPEPAVAVVVVAALLAAGVGHTPVGVATVALTVLASQLAVGWNNDLVDADRDAAVGRTDKPVTTGAVARPTLARATAVAAVATPLLALTGGPAAAACATLGLVSALLYNKPLKSTAVSVLPYAVSFGALPAFVVLARPGPAAPPAWLVAAAALLGAGAHFANVLPDLADDARTGVRGLPHRLGPAGSRLAAAGLLLAATVALVLGPPGPPSWTGLAAVAAAVAVPAIGWYAGRAATGTGGRPVAAFRAVLVVALIDVVLLVANGRVV; from the coding sequence ATGTCGACGCGGGTGTTAGGGCTGGTCAGAGCGAGTCATCCGGAGCCGGCCGTGGCGGTCGTCGTGGTCGCCGCGCTGCTCGCCGCCGGCGTCGGGCACACCCCCGTCGGGGTGGCGACGGTGGCGCTGACGGTGCTGGCCAGCCAGCTCGCCGTCGGCTGGAACAACGACCTGGTCGACGCCGACCGGGACGCCGCGGTGGGGCGTACCGACAAGCCGGTGACCACCGGCGCGGTCGCCCGCCCGACGCTGGCCCGGGCCACCGCGGTGGCCGCCGTCGCCACCCCGCTGCTGGCGCTGACCGGCGGCCCGGCCGCGGCGGCCTGCGCCACGTTGGGGCTGGTCTCCGCGTTGCTCTACAACAAGCCGTTGAAGTCCACGGCGGTGTCGGTGCTGCCCTACGCGGTCTCGTTCGGCGCGCTGCCCGCGTTCGTGGTGCTGGCCCGGCCCGGCCCGGCCGCGCCGCCGGCCTGGCTGGTGGCCGCCGCCGCGCTGCTGGGTGCCGGGGCGCACTTCGCGAACGTGCTGCCCGACCTGGCCGACGACGCCCGGACCGGGGTGCGTGGGCTGCCCCACCGGCTGGGCCCCGCGGGCAGCCGACTGGCCGCCGCCGGGCTGCTCCTCGCCGCCACCGTCGCGCTGGTCCTCGGTCCGCCCGGGCCGCCGTCGTGGACCGGCCTGGCGGCGGTCGCCGCCGCCGTCGCGGTGCCGGCCATCGGTTGGTACGCCGGGCGCGCCGCCACCGGGACCGGCGGCCGGCCGGTGGCCGCCTTCCGGGCGGTGCTGGTGGTGGCGCTCATCGATGTGGTGCTGCTGGTGGCGAACGGCCGGGTGGTCTGA
- a CDS encoding methyltransferase domain-containing protein → MPEASPVPSPHRALSPNDPRQYDDLAGEWWRPDGAFAMLHWLARARAALVPPASTRDDLLVDLGCGAGLLAPHLAGKGYRHVGVDLTRSALDQAAAHGVTVLQGDATAVPLADGCAAVVSAGELLEHVPDWRRAVAEACRLLRPGGLLVLDTLNDTLLARLVAVELGERLPTVPRGIHDHRLFVDARALVAECARHGVSLRLRGVRPELGGTLAWLLRRWRGGDRPVRTEPRIVPTRSTAVLYQGSGRRRG, encoded by the coding sequence ATGCCCGAAGCGTCGCCGGTGCCCAGCCCGCACCGGGCGCTGTCCCCGAACGACCCCCGGCAGTACGACGACCTGGCCGGCGAGTGGTGGCGGCCCGACGGCGCGTTCGCCATGCTGCACTGGCTGGCCCGCGCCCGCGCCGCCCTGGTGCCACCGGCGTCCACCCGGGACGATCTGCTGGTCGACCTCGGCTGCGGGGCCGGGCTGCTGGCGCCGCACCTGGCCGGCAAGGGCTACCGGCACGTCGGTGTGGATCTGACCCGCTCCGCGCTCGACCAGGCCGCCGCGCACGGCGTGACGGTGCTCCAGGGCGACGCCACCGCCGTGCCGCTGGCCGACGGCTGCGCCGCCGTGGTCTCCGCCGGCGAGCTGCTGGAGCACGTGCCGGACTGGCGGCGGGCGGTGGCCGAGGCGTGCCGGTTGCTGCGACCCGGCGGGCTGCTGGTGCTGGACACGCTCAACGACACGCTGCTGGCCCGGCTGGTCGCGGTGGAGTTGGGCGAGCGGCTGCCGACCGTGCCGCGCGGCATCCACGACCACCGGCTGTTCGTGGACGCCCGCGCGCTGGTCGCCGAGTGTGCCCGGCACGGCGTGTCGTTGCGCCTGCGCGGGGTCCGGCCGGAGCTGGGCGGCACGCTGGCCTGGTTGCTGCGCCGGTGGCGGGGCGGTGACCGTCCGGTGCGGACGGAGCCGCGCATCGTGCCGACGCGGTCGACCGCGGTGCTCTACCAGGGCAGTGGACGCCGGCGCGGATAG
- a CDS encoding acyl-CoA dehydrogenase family protein → MTVYALEAARRLAPRLAARAAGHDRDGSFPVDDFADLRQAGLFGLMVPRELGGQGATFAEYAAVATELARGNGATALVFNMHASVTGALGAVTEELAEALGVPEEALAARDRLLRAAADGAWYAVAMSERGAGARLSQLSTVYEPVDGGWHLKGAKTFCSGAGHPDGYLVAARSATDQSVVSQFLVPAGEGITVEPTWDSLGMRATSSHDLHLDVTVPADRLLGGVEGLALVVAQLMPHWLVASYAAVYVGVARAAIDAAAEHLNTRGLAGLPAVRARLGRADAATAAAELVVAEAARRVDEEPGSAETNRWVWRAKLLAGTTAADVAASMLEAAGTSATRRGHPLERLYRDARCGSLHPATSDVCADWLGIAALGGDPDRDSAVPRW, encoded by the coding sequence ATGACCGTGTACGCGCTGGAGGCGGCCCGCCGGTTGGCGCCGCGACTGGCCGCCCGGGCGGCCGGGCACGACCGGGACGGCTCGTTCCCGGTGGACGACTTCGCCGACCTTCGCCAGGCCGGCCTGTTCGGCCTGATGGTCCCGCGCGAGCTGGGCGGGCAGGGGGCGACCTTCGCCGAGTACGCCGCCGTCGCCACCGAACTGGCCCGGGGCAACGGGGCCACCGCGCTGGTGTTCAACATGCACGCCTCGGTCACCGGGGCGCTGGGCGCGGTGACCGAGGAACTGGCCGAGGCGCTCGGCGTACCGGAGGAGGCGCTCGCCGCCCGCGACCGGCTGTTGCGCGCGGCGGCCGACGGCGCCTGGTACGCGGTGGCGATGAGCGAGCGCGGGGCCGGCGCGCGGTTGTCCCAGCTCAGCACCGTCTACGAACCGGTCGACGGCGGTTGGCACCTCAAGGGCGCCAAGACGTTCTGCTCGGGTGCCGGCCACCCGGACGGCTACCTGGTGGCCGCGCGCAGCGCCACCGACCAGTCGGTGGTCTCCCAGTTCCTGGTCCCGGCCGGGGAGGGGATCACGGTCGAGCCGACCTGGGACTCGCTCGGGATGCGCGCCACCTCCTCGCACGACCTGCACCTGGACGTGACCGTGCCGGCCGACCGGCTGCTCGGCGGCGTGGAGGGGTTGGCGCTGGTGGTGGCCCAGCTCATGCCGCACTGGCTGGTGGCCAGCTACGCCGCCGTCTACGTCGGGGTGGCCCGGGCCGCGATCGACGCCGCCGCCGAGCACCTGAACACCCGCGGCCTGGCCGGCCTGCCGGCGGTCCGGGCCCGGCTGGGCCGGGCGGACGCGGCCACGGCCGCCGCCGAGCTGGTGGTCGCCGAGGCGGCCCGCCGGGTCGACGAGGAACCCGGCTCCGCCGAGACGAACCGCTGGGTGTGGCGGGCCAAGCTGCTGGCCGGCACCACGGCGGCCGACGTGGCGGCGTCCATGCTGGAGGCGGCCGGCACGTCGGCGACCCGCCGCGGTCATCCGTTGGAGCGCCTCTACCGGGACGCCCGGTGCGGCTCGCTGCACCCGGCCACCTCCGACGTGTGCGCCGACTGGCTCGGCATCGCCGCGCTCGGCGGCGACCCGGACCGGGACAGCGCGGTCCCTCGTTGGTAA